In Pseudophryne corroboree isolate aPseCor3 chromosome 7, aPseCor3.hap2, whole genome shotgun sequence, a single window of DNA contains:
- the LOC134943964 gene encoding tripartite motif-containing protein 75-like, with the protein MASAMLGAELSCSICLSTYTDPVYLRCGHNFCQDCIVSVLDTQEGAGVYSCPECRAEYQERPALEKNRKLSNIVERFLCSHPEPEETRIFCTYCDSPMPATKTCLQCDASFCDKHLSKHSKSAEHVLTEPTVSFEVRKCSIHKETVKYYCSEDSAAICMSCCVAGDHRGHHVELLSMVYEKKKETLKSVTETLKSEREETERRGQRLQDHMREEKEKATNVTKRVTDLFREIREKLDTLERQVLSEISRQEEQMSLSVSDLITQLETQKDELSRKISSIEEMCNIITDPLTFLKKEPESDVISQRSCDVTSNVRDTGCVDKGIISQMLHRGLLHLADNLMDLQRKRQLSVMEKADMLLDIKTANNNIIISRDHRSASYTDVYQKRRPGPERFIVRQVFSSCSFSSGRHYWELDVSKAKKWLIGVAGHSIERKVDGPKSCIGYNDKSWSLFLLNFLGTSHNNIHKEIEKWGPGSSVQTVGIYLDYEAGRLSFYQLCDPIRHLHTFSATFTEPLYAAFFLYDKCCITIVK; encoded by the coding sequence ATGGCGTCTGCAATGCTGGGAGCTGAGCTGAGCTGCTCCATCTGCCTGAGCACTTACACAGACCCTGTATACCTGAGATGTGGGCACAACTTCTGCCAGGACTGTATTGTGAgtgtgctggatacacaggagggagctggagtCTATTCCTGTCCGGAATGCAGGGCAGAGTATCAGGAACGCCCGGCACTGGAAAAGAACAGGAAGCTGAGTAACATTGTGGAACGTTTCCTATGTAGTCACCCAGAGCCGGAGGAGACCCGGATCTTCTGTACTTACTGtgactctcctatgccggctactaaaACATGTCTGCAGTGTGATGCTTCATTTTGTGACAAACACTTGAGCAAACACAGTAAATCTGCTGAACATGTTTTAACTGAACCCACTGTTTCCTTTGAGGTCAGAAAATGCTCCATACACAAGGAGACAGTGAAGTATTACTGCTCTGAGGACTCAGCCGCTATCTGTATGTCCTGCTGTGTGGCCGGAGACCATCGGGGTCACCATGTGGAGCTTCTGAGTATGGtctatgaaaagaaaaaagagacACTGAAATCAGTCACTGAGACACTGAAGTCTGAGAGAGAGGAGACTGAGAGGAGAGGGCAGCGTCTGCAGGATCACATGAGAGAGGAGAAGGAGAAAGCCACCAATGTCACTAAGAGAGTCACTGATCTGTTCAGAGAGATCAGGGAGAAGTTAGACACCCTGGAGAGGCAGGTCCTGAGTGAGATCTCCAGACAGGAAGAGCAGATGTCACTCTCAGTCTCTGATCTGATCACacagctggagacacagaaggacgAGCTGTCCAGGAAGATTAGTAGCATTGAGGAGATGTGTAATATTATCACTGATCCATTAActttcctgaagaaagaaccagagagTGATGTCATCAGTCAGAGGAGCTGTGATGTCACCAGTAATGTAAGAGATACTGGATGTGTGGATAAGGGAATAATCTCACAGATGTTACACAGGGGACTTTTACACTTGGCTGATAATCTGATGGATCTACAGAGAAAGAGACAGCTCTCAGTGATGGAGAAAGCAGACATGTTACTGGATATAAAGACAGCtaataataacattattatatCAAGGGATCACAGATCTGCATCTTATACTGATGTATATCAGAAGCGACGACCTGGACCAGAGAGGTTTATAGTCCGGCAGGTGTTTAGCTCCTGTAGCTTCTCATCTGGGAGACATTACTGGGAATTAGATGTGAGTAAAGCAAAGAAGTGGCTGATAGGGGTGGCCGGTCACAGTATAGAGAGAAAGGTAGATGGTCCTAAATCTTGCATTGGTTATAATGACAAGTCATGGAGTCTGTTCCTACTAAATTTCTTGGGAACAAGTCATAATAATATACATAAAGAAATAGAGAAATGGGGTCCAGGttcttctgtgcagacagtggggaTATACCTGGACTATGAGGCCGGGCGTCTGTCCTTCTATCAGctgtgtgaccccatcagacacttacacaccttCTCCGCCACCTTCACTGAGCCCCTATATGCTGCATTCTTTCTCTATGACAAATGCTGcatcacaatagtaaaataa